Proteins found in one Candidatus Omnitrophota bacterium genomic segment:
- a CDS encoding tetratricopeptide repeat protein has protein sequence MRLFQSRLFPVAIICFLGVIIYSNTFLCSFHLDDNNSILPNLAIRDIHNLRNIWDFWPSRFITYFTLAINYHFQQLDVWGYHFFNLMVHLLSAVLVWYLILLTFSTPTLRREKISDYSKLIAFFTGLIFVASPVQIQGVTYIVQRAVSMATLFYLSSLILYIKFRLIPEGNSVSGPKVFYYAGSLIALVFAMFTKEMTLTLPFMICFYEFSFLKKAKKRINWKRLVPFFLTLFIIPLTMFLTRSVDITQMHRTVEPSPGISPWYYLLTQFRVLVTYIRLVFMPLNQNLDYDYPIIKTLLNLPVLASILFLAIILVFAIRAFRNYRLISFGIFWFFLTLLPESSIIPIKDVIFEHRLYLPMVGFSILLVSGMYYLFKERRIKVMVIVLSLLVVFYSILTYQRNKVWKDEFTLWSDVIHKSPFKARGYNIRGYTYASKGDLDRAITDYNKGIEFDPSLAMSFYNRGNAYQNKGDFDRAISDYNKAIEIDPKYLDAYNNRGNAYQNKGDFDRAISDYNKVIEIDPNFVNAYNNRDIAYRKKSGFNQTTADSGEGIKKGNIPDSAILYNDQGNTYRSNGDFGQAIVNYNKAIEIDSNYALAYNNRGIAYQLQGNSQQAILDYNKVIEMDPNIAITYNNRALIYFEEGKYEECWEDIRKAQALGYNVPFEFIEQVQKAYPK, from the coding sequence ATGAGACTATTTCAGTCCAGGTTATTTCCGGTAGCCATCATCTGTTTTTTAGGGGTGATCATCTATTCCAATACTTTCCTATGTTCATTCCACCTAGACGATAATAATTCGATACTTCCCAATTTGGCCATAAGGGATATTCATAACCTGAGGAATATCTGGGATTTTTGGCCATCGCGTTTTATTACTTATTTTACTCTTGCAATCAATTACCATTTTCAACAGCTGGATGTGTGGGGTTATCACTTTTTTAATCTGATGGTCCATCTGCTTTCGGCAGTTTTGGTATGGTATCTTATACTTTTGACTTTTTCTACACCAACGCTAAGGAGAGAAAAGATCTCCGATTATTCTAAACTCATAGCTTTTTTTACCGGCCTGATATTTGTGGCTAGTCCGGTTCAGATCCAGGGGGTAACCTATATTGTTCAACGGGCTGTTTCTATGGCAACGCTGTTTTATTTGTCTTCTTTGATCCTTTATATTAAATTCCGCCTAATTCCAGAAGGAAATTCTGTTTCGGGACCAAAAGTTTTCTACTATGCCGGTTCACTGATAGCTCTAGTCTTTGCGATGTTTACCAAAGAGATGACTTTAACATTGCCTTTTATGATCTGCTTCTATGAGTTTAGTTTTTTAAAGAAGGCCAAAAAGAGAATTAATTGGAAACGCCTCGTTCCTTTTTTTCTTACCCTGTTCATTATTCCCTTAACTATGTTTTTGACCAGGTCGGTGGATATAACTCAGATGCATCGGACAGTAGAGCCTTCGCCGGGGATCTCGCCGTGGTATTACCTTTTGACTCAATTTCGGGTTCTTGTTACTTATATAAGATTGGTCTTTATGCCTTTAAACCAAAACCTGGATTATGATTATCCTATTATTAAAACTCTGCTGAATCTACCTGTTCTGGCAAGTATACTATTTCTGGCTATTATTTTAGTTTTTGCTATCCGTGCTTTTCGTAATTACAGATTAATTTCATTTGGTATCTTTTGGTTCTTCTTAACCCTTTTACCCGAATCTAGCATTATACCGATAAAGGATGTGATTTTCGAACATCGGCTTTATCTGCCTATGGTTGGCTTCAGTATTCTTTTGGTAAGTGGGATGTATTATTTATTTAAAGAAAGAAGAATTAAAGTCATGGTTATAGTGCTTTCTTTATTGGTTGTTTTTTATTCGATTTTAACTTATCAAAGAAACAAGGTATGGAAAGATGAGTTTACTTTATGGAGCGATGTGATACATAAGTCTCCCTTTAAGGCCAGAGGTTACAACATTCGAGGTTATACTTATGCCAGTAAAGGTGATTTGGATCGGGCAATAACAGACTATAATAAAGGGATAGAATTTGATCCTAGTTTAGCTATGTCTTTCTATAACAGGGGAAATGCTTATCAAAATAAGGGAGACTTTGACCGGGCTATTTCAGATTATAATAAGGCAATAGAGATTGACCCTAAATATCTTGATGCTTATAATAACAGGGGAAATGCTTATCAAAATAAGGGAGACTTTGACCGGGCTATTTCAGATTATAATAAAGTAATTGAAATCGATCCTAATTTTGTTAATGCATATAATAATAGAGATATTGCCTATAGAAAAAAGAGTGGTTTTAACCAAACAACTGCTGATTCTGGCGAAGGAATAAAGAAGGGAAATATTCCTGATTCAGCTATCCTTTATAATGACCAGGGGAATACTTATCGAAGCAATGGGGACTTTGGCCAGGCCATTGTTAATTATAACAAGGCAATAGAAATCGATTCCAACTATGCCCTTGCCTATAATAACCGGGGTATAGCTTATCAATTACAGGGTAATTCACAACAGGCCATTTTAGACTATAATAAAGTAATAGAAATGGATCCGAACATAGCAATAACTTATAACAATAGGGCGCTGATATATTTTGAAGAAGGTAAATATGAAGAATGCTGGGAGGATATCCGTAAAGCACAAGCATTAGGATACAATGTACCGTTTGAATTTATTGAACAAGTTCAAAAAGCCTATCCAAAGTAA